A window from Dromaius novaehollandiae isolate bDroNov1 chromosome 1, bDroNov1.hap1, whole genome shotgun sequence encodes these proteins:
- the CARS2 gene encoding probable cysteine--tRNA ligase, mitochondrial isoform X4 — protein sequence MAAAGRPAQRHRGVQQPEPAEGAAGAGPGGSRDLVQLRADGVRPRAPGPRLMSISPVALARIYEEDFKQDMAALKVLPPTVYMRVTENIPQIVSFIKRIIASGQAYATSEGNVYFDVKSWGKRYGVLTTLYPDAEDEAVDADKQHGKDFALWKAAKPQELSWTSPWGRGRPGWHIECSTIARNLFYCGWRRLLSCSAVFGKHLDIHTGGIDLAFPHHENEIAQCEVYHQCEQWGNYFLHSGHLHVKGSQEKMSKSLKNYITIKDFLKKFSSDQFRMFCLRSKYSSAVEFSDETMDDAKHLLQAISSFIKDANAYIKGQLVCDPVREDILWERLANTKVNVKAAFADDFDTSRAVAAIMDLIHHGNRQLKAVTKEAVYPRSSVVYGSMISYIEGFFSALGMSLGEKQIALEGGNSAMLCNVIDELVSFRTKVRNYALALPEATETMQMEGAMGSKGPKQEQKEKRQQLMQERKPLLEACDHLRRDLAAFGIHIKDRTAVSTWEIVEGGQAEQRNEKKS from the exons ATGAGTATATCACCAGTAGCTCTTGCTCGTATTTATGAAGAAGACTTTAAACAAGATATGGCTGCCTTGAAG GTCCTTCCTCCTACAGTATATATGAGAGTGACTGAAAACATTCCTCAGATAGTTTCCTTTATAAAAAGAATAATTGCTAGTGGACAAGCTTATGCAACCTCAGAAG GTAATGTTTATTTTGATGTTAAGTCTTGGGGAAAAAGATATGGAGTATTAACTACTCTTTACCCAGATGCAGAAGATGAAGCAG TCGATGCTGATAAACAACATGGTAAAGATTTTGCCCTTTGGAAGGCTGCCAAACCTCAAGAGCTGTCTTGGACTTCTCCCTGGGGAAGAGGAAGACCTGGATGGCACATTGAGTGCTCCACAATAGCAAG aaaCTTATTTTACTGTGGCTGGAGGAGGCTCCTGTCATGCAG TGCAGTGTTTGGAAAGCATTTGGACATCCATACTGGTGGAATAGATCTTGCATTTCCTCATCATGAAAATGAAATTGCACAGTGTGAGGTGTATCATCAGTGTGAGCAATGGGGGAATTATTTTTTGCATTCTG GACATTTGCATGTTAAAGGAAGTCAAGAAAAAATGTCCAAGTCATTAAAAAACTACATAACAATTAAG gattttctgaagaaattttcaTCCGATCAATTCAGGATGTTTTGTTTGCGCAGCAAATACAGCTcag cagtAGAATTTAGTGATGAGACCATGGATGATGCAAAGCACCTTCTTCAGGCAATTTCCTCTTTTATTAAAGATGCAAATGCTTATATAAAAGGACAGCTGGTATGTGACCCTGTTAGGGAAGACATACTGTGGGAAAG GCTAGCCAACACAAAAGTAAATGTGAAGGCTGCATTTGCAGATGACTTTGACACCTCCAGGGCTGTTGCAGCAATTATGGACCTCATTCACCATGGCAACAGACAGCTTAAGGCTGTTACTAAG gaagCTGTATATCCTAGAAGCTCTGTTGTGTATGGAAGCATGATTTCCTATATAGAGGGCTTTTTTAGTGCCCTTGGAATGTCCCTTGGAGAAAAACAG ATTGCTCTGGAAGGAGGAAATTCAGCCATGCTCTGTAATGTGATTGATGAGCTTGTAAGCTTCCGTACGAAGGTGCGTAATTACGCTCTTGCTCTGCCTGAAGCAACAGAAACTATGCAAATGGAAGGTGCCATGGGATCAAAAGGaccaaaacaagaacagaaagaaaagaggcagcaatTAATGCAGGAGAGAAAACCCCTCCTGGAGGCTTGTGACCATCTGCGTCGAGACCTTGCTGCCTTTGGAATCCACATAAAG GACAGAACTGCTGTTTCAACCTGGGAAATTGTGGAAGGAGGTCAAGCAGAGCAGAGGAATGAGAAAAAAAGCTGA
- the CARS2 gene encoding probable cysteine--tRNA ligase, mitochondrial isoform X5, whose product MTRFFGIEVIMVMGITDIDDKIIKRASEMSISPVALARIYEEDFKQDMAALKVLPPTVYMRVTENIPQIVSFIKRIIASGQAYATSEGNVYFDVKSWGKRYGVLTTLYPDAEDEAVDADKQHGKDFALWKAAKPQELSWTSPWGRGRPGWHIECSTIARNLFYCGWRRLLSCSAVFGKHLDIHTGGIDLAFPHHENEIAQCEVYHQCEQWGNYFLHSGHLHVKGSQEKMSKSLKNYITIKDFLKKFSSDQFRMFCLRSKYSSAVEFSDETMDDAKHLLQAISSFIKDANAYIKGQLVCDPVREDILWERLANTKVNVKAAFADDFDTSRAVAAIMDLIHHGNRQLKAVTKEAVYPRSSVVYGSMISYIEGFFSALGMSLGEKQIALEGGNSAMLCNVIDELVSFRTKVRNYALALPEATETMQMEGAMGSKGPKQEQKEKRQQLMQERKPLLEACDHLRRDLAAFGIHIKDRTAVSTWEIVEGGQAEQRNEKKS is encoded by the exons ATGAGTATATCACCAGTAGCTCTTGCTCGTATTTATGAAGAAGACTTTAAACAAGATATGGCTGCCTTGAAG GTCCTTCCTCCTACAGTATATATGAGAGTGACTGAAAACATTCCTCAGATAGTTTCCTTTATAAAAAGAATAATTGCTAGTGGACAAGCTTATGCAACCTCAGAAG GTAATGTTTATTTTGATGTTAAGTCTTGGGGAAAAAGATATGGAGTATTAACTACTCTTTACCCAGATGCAGAAGATGAAGCAG TCGATGCTGATAAACAACATGGTAAAGATTTTGCCCTTTGGAAGGCTGCCAAACCTCAAGAGCTGTCTTGGACTTCTCCCTGGGGAAGAGGAAGACCTGGATGGCACATTGAGTGCTCCACAATAGCAAG aaaCTTATTTTACTGTGGCTGGAGGAGGCTCCTGTCATGCAG TGCAGTGTTTGGAAAGCATTTGGACATCCATACTGGTGGAATAGATCTTGCATTTCCTCATCATGAAAATGAAATTGCACAGTGTGAGGTGTATCATCAGTGTGAGCAATGGGGGAATTATTTTTTGCATTCTG GACATTTGCATGTTAAAGGAAGTCAAGAAAAAATGTCCAAGTCATTAAAAAACTACATAACAATTAAG gattttctgaagaaattttcaTCCGATCAATTCAGGATGTTTTGTTTGCGCAGCAAATACAGCTcag cagtAGAATTTAGTGATGAGACCATGGATGATGCAAAGCACCTTCTTCAGGCAATTTCCTCTTTTATTAAAGATGCAAATGCTTATATAAAAGGACAGCTGGTATGTGACCCTGTTAGGGAAGACATACTGTGGGAAAG GCTAGCCAACACAAAAGTAAATGTGAAGGCTGCATTTGCAGATGACTTTGACACCTCCAGGGCTGTTGCAGCAATTATGGACCTCATTCACCATGGCAACAGACAGCTTAAGGCTGTTACTAAG gaagCTGTATATCCTAGAAGCTCTGTTGTGTATGGAAGCATGATTTCCTATATAGAGGGCTTTTTTAGTGCCCTTGGAATGTCCCTTGGAGAAAAACAG ATTGCTCTGGAAGGAGGAAATTCAGCCATGCTCTGTAATGTGATTGATGAGCTTGTAAGCTTCCGTACGAAGGTGCGTAATTACGCTCTTGCTCTGCCTGAAGCAACAGAAACTATGCAAATGGAAGGTGCCATGGGATCAAAAGGaccaaaacaagaacagaaagaaaagaggcagcaatTAATGCAGGAGAGAAAACCCCTCCTGGAGGCTTGTGACCATCTGCGTCGAGACCTTGCTGCCTTTGGAATCCACATAAAG GACAGAACTGCTGTTTCAACCTGGGAAATTGTGGAAGGAGGTCAAGCAGAGCAGAGGAATGAGAAAAAAAGCTGA